A window from Candidatus Methylomirabilota bacterium encodes these proteins:
- a CDS encoding zf-HC2 domain-containing protein: MQHPTSELIAYLSGELAPADRERVDAHLAGCAECRRARDAFREILDGLRASAPAPPEVHWGRWRAELRAKVEARGRRRRWWLSPVPVALSAALAGVLLVFAWQGGVRHAPRPDLPSVEDVAVEQFDLLEDLELIGHLDRLAPQQEG; encoded by the coding sequence ATGCAACACCCGACGAGCGAACTGATCGCATACCTCAGCGGCGAGCTGGCGCCCGCCGATCGCGAGCGCGTGGACGCGCATCTCGCCGGCTGCGCCGAGTGCCGGCGCGCGCGGGACGCGTTCCGCGAGATCCTCGACGGCCTCCGGGCCTCGGCGCCGGCGCCGCCCGAGGTTCACTGGGGTCGGTGGCGCGCCGAGCTGCGGGCGAAGGTCGAGGCCCGCGGCCGTCGCCGGCGGTGGTGGCTGAGCCCGGTCCCGGTCGCGCTCTCCGCTGCGCTGGCGGGCGTGCTGCTGGTCTTCGCGTGGCAGGGAGGCGTGCGGCACGCGCCGCGCCCCGACCTGCCGTCCGTCGAGGACGTCGCCGTCGAGCAGTTCGATCTCCTCGAGGATCTCGAGCTCATCGGTCACCTCGATCGCCTGGCGCCGCAGCAGGAGGGCTAG
- a CDS encoding sigma-70 family RNA polymerase sigma factor yields MEPPDELLCRRVAERDEAAFDLLVTRYQQRAYRLAWSILRDAEEARDISQEAFVRLYQMAGSFAGRSRFSTWFYRILVNLCLDHRRRRHWWQRFVQTGESDPSDYEPDRSVLDDRPALTVDPIEALDREQKMKRVWEAVDTLSPRQRAAVLLQVQEELPTSEVAAVLKCSEATVRVHLHRALATLRKTVGKG; encoded by the coding sequence GTGGAGCCACCCGATGAGCTGCTGTGTCGCCGCGTCGCCGAACGGGACGAGGCGGCGTTCGACCTGCTGGTTACGCGTTACCAGCAGCGGGCCTACCGTCTGGCGTGGTCCATCCTGCGCGACGCCGAGGAGGCGCGCGACATCTCCCAGGAGGCGTTCGTCCGGCTCTATCAGATGGCGGGGAGCTTCGCCGGCCGCTCCCGCTTTTCGACCTGGTTCTACCGGATCCTCGTCAACCTCTGTCTGGATCACCGCCGGCGCCGTCACTGGTGGCAGCGGTTCGTCCAGACCGGAGAGTCCGACCCGTCCGACTACGAGCCGGACCGCTCGGTTCTGGACGATCGGCCGGCCCTGACGGTAGATCCCATCGAGGCGCTGGACCGGGAGCAGAAGATGAAGCGGGTCTGGGAGGCTGTCGACACGCTCTCACCGCGGCAGCGCGCGGCGGTGCTCCTCCAGGTGCAGGAGGAGCTGCCGACCAGCGAGGTCGCCGCGGTGCTCAAGTGCTCGGAGGCCACGGTGCGCGTCCACCTTCACCGGGCGCTCGCCACGCTCAGGAAGACGGTGGGAAAAGGCTGA
- a CDS encoding Xaa-Pro peptidase family protein, whose amino-acid sequence MYPHQAERLTAALDREGLEALVATAPENLCYVTGFRSLIQASYRGMELFGIFTRRGTGLVVPAGDVPAAAAEGMEVDHVGCYGRLFFGPAERADETARRVQEWTRQPAATAADALAAALEALGVRQGRVGLDEGGLGPAAWRRITERLAGLSVIEAAAPFGAARMIKGPWEIECLQRALHIAEESVNAVLQMLGPGVTERDAALVYQAEAAQRGAEPYAVVLLFGERTAILAIGPSDRALQMGDLVRFDLGCVYQGYYSHLGRTAVMGEPKARQQQVWDAMQRGLEAAIDAIGPGVAAGRIFDVAIEATRKAGLAHYDRGHVGHAIGLAGYERPKLSPGNDAPVEAGMVLRVETPYYEPGWGGLHIKDTVLVTRAGASVMNRSARGLVVLD is encoded by the coding sequence GTGTACCCACATCAGGCCGAGCGACTGACCGCGGCGCTGGACCGGGAGGGGCTGGAGGCCCTGGTGGCCACGGCGCCCGAGAATCTCTGCTACGTCACCGGATTCCGCAGCCTCATCCAGGCCAGCTATCGCGGCATGGAGCTGTTCGGGATCTTCACGCGGCGCGGGACGGGGCTGGTCGTCCCCGCCGGCGACGTGCCGGCCGCCGCCGCCGAGGGGATGGAGGTGGACCACGTCGGCTGCTACGGCCGCCTCTTCTTCGGCCCGGCCGAACGAGCCGACGAGACGGCGCGCCGCGTCCAGGAGTGGACCCGCCAGCCCGCCGCCACGGCCGCCGACGCGCTGGCCGCCGCGCTCGAGGCCCTGGGCGTGCGCCAGGGACGGGTGGGGCTCGACGAGGGCGGGCTGGGCCCGGCCGCCTGGCGGCGCATCACCGAGCGCCTGGCCGGCCTGAGCGTGATCGAGGCGGCGGCGCCCTTCGGCGCGGCCCGGATGATCAAGGGCCCGTGGGAGATCGAGTGCCTCCAGCGCGCGCTCCACATCGCCGAGGAGAGCGTCAACGCCGTCCTCCAGATGCTCGGGCCCGGCGTCACCGAGCGCGACGCGGCCCTCGTCTACCAGGCGGAGGCCGCCCAGCGCGGCGCCGAGCCGTATGCCGTGGTCCTCCTGTTCGGCGAGCGCACGGCGATCCTCGCCATCGGCCCGTCCGACCGCGCGCTGCAGATGGGCGACCTGGTGCGCTTCGACCTCGGCTGCGTGTACCAGGGTTACTACTCGCACCTCGGGCGCACCGCCGTGATGGGTGAGCCGAAGGCGCGGCAGCAGCAGGTCTGGGACGCCATGCAGCGCGGACTGGAGGCGGCGATCGACGCCATCGGGCCCGGCGTGGCGGCGGGACGGATCTTCGACGTGGCGATCGAGGCCACGCGGAAGGCGGGACTCGCCCACTACGACCGCGGCCACGTCGGCCACGCCATCGGGCTGGCAGGCTACGAGCGGCCGAAGCTCTCGCCGGGCAACGACGCGCCGGTGGAGGCGGGCATGGTGCTGCGGGTGGAGACGCCCTACTACGAGCCCGGCTGGGGTGGGCTCCATATAAAGGATACGGTCCTCGTCACCCGCGCCGGCGCCAGTGTCATGAACCGCTCGGCCCGGGGGCTCGTGGTGCTGGACTAG
- a CDS encoding nitroreductase family deazaflavin-dependent oxidoreductase: MADTYQLWEGRRLLNALVRVAVRLGVAPKRFYLLTVRGRKSGRLYSIPIIVLTRGGERWLIAPYGERAWVRNARAAGRVTLSRGRQRETLAVREVGPEEAAPILKQYLGETPITRRFFDVTPEAPLADFAREAPRHPVFRLVRTA, from the coding sequence ATGGCCGACACCTACCAGCTCTGGGAGGGCCGCCGACTTCTCAACGCGCTCGTACGCGTTGCGGTGCGCCTGGGCGTCGCCCCCAAGCGCTTCTACCTGCTCACGGTGCGTGGCCGGAAGTCCGGCCGACTCTACTCCATCCCCATCATCGTGCTCACGCGGGGTGGAGAGCGATGGTTGATCGCGCCCTACGGCGAGCGCGCGTGGGTCAGGAACGCCCGCGCGGCGGGGCGGGTGACGCTGAGTCGCGGGCGCCAGCGCGAGACCCTGGCCGTCCGCGAGGTCGGCCCCGAGGAGGCGGCTCCGATCCTGAAGCAGTACCTCGGCGAGACGCCGATCACGCGAAGGTTCTTCGACGTCACCCCCGAGGCCCCGCTGGCCGACTTCGCGCGCGAGGCGCCGAGGCATCCCGTCTTCAGGCTGGTGCGGACGGCCTAG
- a CDS encoding DUF3106 domain-containing protein, which translates to MARRLAGHLCVLALISGLGLAALETAWAQTPRPGLESLTPEERAVAERNPEHWQRMTPEERQRAVENYRRWKSMTPEEKARILRDFQRWNALPGQRRQELQEAYERFQRLPPERRERIMERLRRYESLSPEERERITRNWERWQKMPPEERQRLRERWRQMTPEEREQLRERHRQEPGGQSDRPRP; encoded by the coding sequence ATGGCGCGTCGCCTGGCGGGCCACCTCTGCGTCCTCGCCCTGATCTCCGGTCTCGGGCTGGCGGCGCTGGAGACCGCCTGGGCTCAGACGCCGCGCCCGGGGCTGGAGAGCCTCACGCCGGAGGAGCGGGCCGTCGCCGAGCGCAATCCGGAGCACTGGCAGCGGATGACGCCCGAGGAGCGCCAGCGGGCCGTGGAGAACTATCGCCGGTGGAAGTCCATGACCCCCGAGGAGAAGGCGCGGATCCTGCGCGACTTTCAGCGCTGGAACGCGCTGCCCGGGCAACGGCGCCAGGAGCTACAGGAGGCCTACGAGCGCTTCCAGCGGCTGCCCCCCGAGCGCCGCGAGCGGATCATGGAGCGCCTGCGCCGGTACGAATCGCTGTCGCCCGAGGAGCGCGAGCGGATCACCCGCAACTGGGAGCGCTGGCAGAAGATGCCCCCCGAGGAGCGCCAGCGGCTCCGCGAGCGCTGGCGGCAGATGACCCCCGAGGAACGCGAGCAGCTTCGCGAGCGCCACCGCCAGGAGCCCGGCGGGCAGTCCGACCGTCCCCGACCATGA